GTGAGGGTTTTCTTCAGTTTGACTCCGCGGCGTATTGAGTGCAGCATATTctctccttgaactgcctcccCAGGTTCTGGTTCTGCTTGAGCTGTAGGATCAGCTGTAGGCGAGTTGGCCTGCTCACCTTCCTCTTCATCATTTTCTGACCTTGTTTGCCTTTGCTCTTCAAGGACAAGGCCTTGTGTTGCTGGAACAGGAGGGTTCACCGAGGCTTGGCCACTCCACAGAGAAGAAGGCATGTCACTGGTCAGTGTCGAACTTTCTGTAGCACGCGGAGAATCAGGACTTTGCTCTCCGTAATCTTCACTTGGGCTGCTAGGTAGCCCACCCGGGAGATCGGGCACTGTAGGTGTTTTAACTGGAATAACCGGTGTTTTTATTGGAATAGGACCCCCTCCTATGGTTCCACGCCTAACAGATGGCTTTGTGGATGGGGTCCTTCTGATGGTAGCCACGCCAGGAGTGACTATAACTGGGCCGAAGTTGGCTGGAAGACCTGCTGTTGAGGCTGGCCTCTTGGCTTGGAACATCCTCCTGTAGGACTGgctgatgtcactgttccttggGATGGTGGACGACTTGTCAAAATCTTGCTGCTCCCCCTCCTGGTCGCCACTCACAGAAAAGTAATCATAATCTGAAACTGATGAAAGAAATAAAGTATGAAGGACAATAATGAACGTATGGCAGTCAAAATGCTTCAGGTTAATGAATGGAAACGAAAGGAATaagcagtttaaaggagaagtaaaacttaactaaagaagtagctagaattgttgtacattatgttttgtgcttctgtaccagcccaaggcaaccacagccctttagcagtaaagatctgtgtctccaaagatgccccagtagctccccatcttcttttctgcagattcactgcacatgctctgtgctgctgtcacttactgagcttagggacccactcacaatatacagtacacatagaatagaaatgtcacaatataaggctgattagtaattaatacacataattactacatggcagcacagaaaccagtgcaattagcatcagaatttaataatcagcaaacctgtagcatcagcttatattacaggggaagctcattttctgctggataattagtgacgagccctaagtttagcttctcaacagccaatcagagcccactgagcatgtgagtgtcacagacactttccaagatggtgaccccctgtgacaagtttgaagtcctggatcattgctgctattgacaagctgaaactttagcctcctgcaataagttcactatataaaacatgacatttttagccatattaatttttaggctttagttctcttttaaaagacaatgattaaggatgcaccgaattcactattttggattcggccgaacccccgaatccttcacgaaggatttggccgaatacggaaccgaatctgaatttgcatatgcaaattagggatgggaaggggaaaacattttttacttccttgttttgtgacaaaaagtcacacgatttccctctcctcccctaatttgcatatgcaaattaggattcggattccgttcggccggacagaaggattcggccgaatcccgaaccgaatcctgtattcagttCATCCCTAACAATGATaccatacagatagatagatctaaataaataaatatataatacagtcatgaatatcttgtaaattatatccttataaacggcgagtagtgatgtcatcagttataaacggtgagtagtgatgtcattgtagtcacatgactcactgaaacttgtgcactacaataaataaagtacccctgttgcaaaatatgaggatagtagaagtaacctcggagttacACGACCTATATAAAAGAACTCAGCCTTATgttttatatggtcgtgaaactcctcggtgacttataatatccttatagttttacaatagggggtactttgttCAATATATACCCCAGAGTATCAAATCCCTTTTCCATTGGCCTTGGCATGCTCCCAGTATAGTTGTCACCAGTAACAAAAAGGAAGAGCACAGGAGGAGCGGACATACCTTGGGAAGGGATAGTGTCCTCCGAGCAGCAGGGTGTAGTAGTCTGGGTGCTATATCCACTAGAACACTGTAGAGAGTCCCTGCTACTCCTCTGAGTGTCCAGTTGCAAACCTCTGCTCAGGGCAAGCGCAAGCTCTTCATTGGTCGCCTCTGTTTCTTCTCCTTGCTGAGAgaatcaaacagaaaaaaaaatacactattaCCCGCAATATCTTCCAAAAACATTATATGGGAGATGTAATAAACGGTGCATGGACTAATTCAGGTCTAGTAACGTACAGCAGCCAATCATCAGAAACCTTTCCCTATCCTTTATATTTGactgctattggttactagacctgaatCAGACCTTGAACCTGTTATAACATTCCCAACACATTCTGGTGTAGAACTTGGATCTACAGCTGATTCCATTCTCTCAAGTCTCGTTcctctgctaaataaaaaaaggacCCATTGCATTAACTGTGTCCCATTACCAGAGAGAGCATTGGGTTTATAGTGGTCAATCATGGGCACTAGACTACAAGTGGGGTTAAACCTTCCTAAGTAGTGGCAGAGAAAGGGTTAGCGGAGAGCCTATCCATGGAATTGCTCTTTACCCTGAATGCTGCAGATACTGGGGTGTTCTGAGAGTTCCTGGGAACGGAAGGCTCATCGAGGTGTCCTGGAGTAGTAATTAAGGCTCCTCCTGATGGCTCAGCCTCACGTTTGCGTCGCTGAAGGGTGTTCACCATTGGCTGGTCATATGGACCTGGCTTAGCCCAGTCCTGAACAAAagggttatatatacagtatatatatatattgtattcttGTCAAGAAGTGTGAAGTCTTCTCTGATGTCTCAGCAGTCTGGTTGTagttgttaaagggaaactcgttaaaattaaaatgtaatataagcttcctcgttctgaaataagaaactttctaaatacaatcaatgaaatattctgtgctgtttctgaaataatcaagtttatcttcactattcctctctcagcatctgtttctcttcattctgtcttcattcagcagttgggtgtcagatattcagtgacagttagatccaatatatcttataggggggctcttttcctagcagatgaattagagctcactcaaataacggattccagttcaaacaaaatctaacaaaataactgccttttgcacaaattttgcacgtagagagacatgatgtctggtgagtttaatagagtgacctctaatacatcttctaggcaaaaggagccccctataagatacattggatctaactgtcaatgaatatctgacacccaactgctgcatgaagacagaatgaggagaaacaggaggaaaagtgaagataacctttattatttcagaagcaatgtagaatatttaattgattgtatttagaatgtttcttattttaatatgctgaagcttatattaaaattttattctcatgatagttcccctttaactaggaTTAGAATCCTTCATACAACCATGGCTAATGGAGTCACCGACTACAGCTCCAAGAACCAAAATTGGCAACATATATGTAATTTACCAAGCAAACACATGGCTCTATGTCAACTGTAATCCAACAGTCTGAGGGtgcactttaaagggaaaataaacccttTTCAAAGATTagattaatgtttacatggcagGTCCCACTCATGAATATCAATGACTGATTCTATAGATCCAGGTAAAAACATGGGGCAACATTGCTTATGACATAGCAAGACTGGTCAATATCAGTAGACATAGACCAACCATCCTGGAAATTGGCCAGACTAAGGGCAGAGGGACCAATACCAGAGGGACTAATATTAGACAGGCTTCATCCCTAGTCAATAAGAGAAGAAAAtacctttattaaaggggaactatcatgaaaatattatattataatattagtatattctgtactgtttccaaaaataatcaagtttatgttcattccccctctctcagcatctgtctctcttcattctgtcttcatgcagcagttgggtgtcagatattcattgacagttagatccaatatatcttataggggggctcctttcctagcagatgtattagagttcactcaaataactgattccagtacaaacaaaatgtaacaaaataactgccttttgcacaaattctgcatgtagagagacatgatgtctggtgagtttaatagagtgagctctaatacatcttctaggcaaaaggagcccccctataagatatattggatcattcatctgacacccaagtcctgaatgaagacagaatgaagagaaacagatgctgagagaggaatagtgaagataaacttgattatttcagaaacagtacagaatatttaattgattgtatttagaaagtttcttatttcagtatgatgaagcttatattacattttcacgatagttcccctttaaactgcaaaaatcaaaataacttgTAAGAATAATTGCAGACAGCTACAAACTGGCCCTTGGTAACCACAGTGTCAGACCCACAAGAAAAACAGGGTAAATCACACAAATCATTCAGGATTCTGCATGGAGAATCATGTCTGCATGTGGAATGAGGGAAATAATAGTATGTGCTGTGGCTCCTGAATTgtatatattttcagttttaaagCATCACTTCTCAGGCTGTTTTATCCCTTATCCATTATTTTTAGTAATAAAGGCCAAAACAGGCAGAATGTGTTGTGTTTGTTTGGTAAATAGATCACTGGGATCTGGAAATAAAAAGACTGGTGCAACATCAGTAGAAGATTCAAGGTACAAAAgtagaaaattgaaaaaaatgaaggctctAATTCAAAGAGGTAGTGAAAGGTGTTAATATGTGTCAGTTAAACGGCAACCAATTCCAGGCTGTTAGAAGGCGACTGTATTTCAGCCACCTACACccacagttaggggcaaatttattaagggtcaaaatgaaaaattttttatggtgaaaactgtcaaattcaactagagatttatccaaacttgattcgagttttttatcataccctttaagaatttgaatttgactattcgccacctaaaatctgcagaattactgtataagtcaatgggagaggtccagtgaccaatttgtagatgtttgtagccttcctgacattttgagtttttttcatggaGGCActtttatcaatggtcaaatttccataaactcccatgaactcgaaatttgaccaatcgaaagttattaaaagaatcTGACTTGTAAAACTCTGAtagacccgaaaactcaaatcgagtttgttTGAATTCCAATCTAACTCGATCCAAgtttttgaggcacatttattaaaggtcgaatttcgaattcatgtgagcatttaaaaactcccataaactctcgTGAACTCGAAATTTAACCAATCGAAAGTAATTTGTAAagctcgggtgaataggatcgacccgaaaactgaaatcgagtttggtcgaatacaaatctaatttgatttaaGTTTTGGGTCAgtaaaattcatccgagtttgaaataTTAGATTTCTTAAATAAATTTCCCCCTAATCGAATTTCaagtaaaatcgaattcatgtgagttaaaaaaagaaCTCACATAACTTCGAATCTTGATAAATTTGAATCTTGATGAATTTACTAATTCAGgtttaaattcatgtgagtttttaaaacctCCGATAAACTccaaatttgaccaatcaaaatttattacaaaaatcgAATTTATAAAACTCGGGTGAAAAGGATCAACTCGAAAActtcaatcaaattcaatttgagtttttttctctgaaaaaaaactcaaatgtcaggatcgctcccattgactaaaacagcaattcggcaggttttaggtggcgaatagttgaatttgagttcataaagggccagagaatgatacattttgaaaatcgaatttttaaaaaaactcaaattaaattttaacaattccttagtcaaatttgaaagttttggccataaaaaaaaatcgaaaattcaagttcgacccttgataaatctgtccctcagTGATAAGCAGAAGGCAGAGGAGACGTAGGAAGACAGAACAGTTCTGTACACAATAAACACAAACCTTCCAGCTGGGGATCTTAGATGAAGGTAACATGCCTGGCCCAATGGTGTAATAGTGATGGCATTCTGGGAGGGTGGAGCTAGAGCGGGTCCAGGGGCGGGAGGCGGGAAGTGGGAAATGAGAGGAGGGACTTGCACTGACAGGCGCCATATCAATGGGCACACTATAGTGACAAAACCCATTAGATAACTGGAGACAAACAACACAAAGGAAATAGAAAGGGAGAAAACCAAATAAATATTATGGCAAATGCAAAGGAAACATtgcagggaaaaaatataaatatataaatataaatgtatgattGGTAAAAAGTGAAAATGAGGGAACATGAGTCGATGGCAGAAATACAACTGGTATAGAAGGTGCCAGTGAGGGACTATGGGAGGATTCTTAGACTACAATTTGCCTCCACAAATATGGAGTCTCGCACTTACGCCTGTACTAACCACGGGGCGTCTTCTCTACCAGTAAAGAAAGGTCCAAAATCAGCCAATCCCTTTCTCTGAAATGGGAGATTCCTGCCAGTACTGGGGATATTCCAtcagcattaaagggattctgtcatgatttttatgatgtagtttttatttctaaatgacactgtttacactgcaaataattcactctacaatataaaatttcattcctgaaccaacaagtgtatttagttgtaatattggtgtgtaggtgcatctcaggtcattttgcctggtcatgtgatttcagaaagagccaacactttaggagagaaatgctttctggcaggctgttgtttctcctactcaatgtaactgaatgtgtctcagtgggacctggattttactattgagtgttgttcttacatcgaccaggcagctgttatcttgtgttagggagctgttatctggttaccttcccattgttctgctgtttggctgctggggggtgatatcacttcaacttgcagtacagcagtaaagagtgacaaagtaaaaagtttatcagagcacaagtcatatgactgggggcagctgggaaactgacaatatgtcaagccccatgtcagatttcaaaattaaatacaaaaaaaaatcagtttgctcttgagaaacggatttcagtgcagaattctgctggagcagctctattaactgatgctttttgaaaaaaaaactttttcccatgacagtttcccccACTGGTATGGGCCTTTGCAGTCAGTGCCCGAGACTCACCTTGTCAGTAGAAGCCCACGCTCCCATGGTAGACCCGGAACTCACAGAAGTGGGGGAGCTGCACTCACTCACAGACTGGCAGGTTTCGGAGGCTTCTGAGGAAGCAGAGCTGGAGGAATTCTGCAACATGTGCAAATGGAGAGAGAAGATGGTGTGAACAGGTACATATGTGCCAAACATAGACAATACAACAACCCTAATTaagggggaactatcgcgaaaatgtaatttaaatttaatttaatataagcttcctcatactgaaataagaagctttctaaatacaatctaggcaaaaggagccccccctttaagatatattggatctaactgtcaatgaatatctgacacccaactgctgcatgaagagagaatgaagagaaacagatgctgagagaggaatagtgaagatattaacttgattatttcagaaacgatgcaaaatatttaattgattgcatttagaaagtttcttattttagtatgaggaagcttaaaatacattttaattttcccttttaagCATTTTAAACCAAACCAGGTGGCCAAACATGGCTGACGTCAACTACTGG
This is a stretch of genomic DNA from Xenopus laevis strain J_2021 chromosome 6S, Xenopus_laevis_v10.1, whole genome shotgun sequence. It encodes these proteins:
- the mtss1.1.S gene encoding protein MTSS 1 isoform X6, which translates into the protein MSSHGFSFLADGGAIKAAIKAAILCLSQGSYPVWEDFVNKAGKLQSQLRTTVVAAAAFLDAFQKVADMATNTRGATREVGSALTRMCMRHRSIESKLRQFSSALIDCLINPLQEQMEEWKKVANQLDKDHAKEYKKARQEIKKKSSDTLKLQKKAKKGRGDIQPQLDSALQDVNDKYLLLEETEKQAVRKALIEERSRFCSFISMLRPVIEEEISMLGEITHLQTISEDLKMLTMDPHKLPSASEQVIHDLKGSDYTWSYQTPPSSPSTTMSRKSSVCSSNLPQQPPMRLSSVSSHDSGFISQDAFQSKSPSPMPPEAVNQNSSSSASSEASETCQSVSECSSPTSVSSGSTMGAWASTDKLSNGFCHYSVPIDMAPVSASPSSHFPLPASRPWTRSSSTLPECHHYYTIGPGMLPSSKIPSWKDWAKPGPYDQPMVNTLQRRKREAEPSGGALITTPGHLDEPSVPRNSQNTPVSAAFRQGEETEATNEELALALSRGLQLDTQRSSRDSLQCSSGYSTQTTTPCCSEDTIPSQVSDYDYFSVSGDQEGEQQDFDKSSTIPRNSDISQSYRRMFQAKRPASTAGLPANFGPVIVTPGVATIRRTPSTKPSVRRGTIGGGPIPIKTPVIPVKTPTVPDLPGGLPSSPSEDYGEQSPDSPRATESSTLTSDMPSSLWSGQASVNPPVPATQGLVLEEQRQTRSENDEEEGEQANSPTADPTAQAEPEPGEAVQGENMLHSIRRGVKLKKTLTNDRSAPRLS
- the mtss1.1.S gene encoding protein MTSS 1 isoform X10; the encoded protein is METVIEKECSALGGLFQTIISDMKGSYPVWEDFVNKAGKLQSQLRTTVVAAAAFLDAFQKVADMATNTRGATREVGSALTRMCMRHRSIESKLRQFSSALIDCLINPLQEQMEEWKKVANQLDKDHAKEYKKARQEIKKKSSDTLKLQKKAKKGRGDIQPQLDSALQDVNDKYLLLEETEKQAVRKALIEERSRFCSFISMLRPVIEEEISMLGEITHLQTISEDLKMLTMDPHKLPSASEQVIHDLKGSDYTWSYQTPPSSPSTTMSRKSSVCSSLNSVNSSDSRSSGSHSHSPTSHYRYRSSNLPQQPPMRLSSVSSHDSGFISQDAFQSKSPSPMPPEAVNQNSSSSASSEASETCQSVSECSSPTSVSSGSTMGAWASTDKDWAKPGPYDQPMVNTLQRRKREAEPSGGALITTPGHLDEPSVPRNSQNTPVSAAFRQGEETEATNEELALALSRGLQLDTQRSSRDSLQCSSGYSTQTTTPCCSEDTIPSQVSDYDYFSVSGDQEGEQQDFDKSSTIPRNSDISQSYRRMFQAKRPASTAGLPANFGPVIVTPGVATIRRTPSTKPSVRRGTIGGGPIPIKTPVIPVKTPTVPDLPGGLPSSPSEDYGEQSPDSPRATESSTLTSDMPSSLWSGQASVNPPVPATQGLVLEEQRQTRSENDEEEGEQANSPTADPTAQAEPEPGEAVQGENMLHSIRRGVKLKKTLTNDRSAPRLS
- the mtss1.1.S gene encoding protein MTSS 1 isoform X4; this translates as METVIEKECSALGGLFQTIISDMKGSYPVWEDFVNKAGKLQSQLRTTVVAAAAFLDAFQKVADMATNTRGATREVGSALTRMCMRHRSIESKLRQFSSALIDCLINPLQEQMEEWKKVANQLDKDHAKEYKKARQEIKKKSSDTLKLQKKAKKGRGDIQPQLDSALQDVNDKYLLLEETEKQAVRKALIEERSRFCSFISMLRPVIEEEISMLGEITHLQTISEDLKMLTMDPHKLPSASEQVIHDLKGSDYTWSYQTPPSSPSTTMSRKSSVCSSLNSVNSSDSRSSGSHSHSPTSHYRYRSSNLPQQPPMRLSSVSSHDSGFISQDAFQSKSPSPMPPEAVNQNSSSSASSEASETCQSVSECSSPTSVSSGSTMGAWASTDKLSNGFCHYSVPIDMAPVSASPSSHFPLPASRPWTRSSSTLPECHHYYTIGPGMLPSSKIPSWKDWAKPGPYDQPMVNTLQRRKREAEPSGGALITTPGHLDEPSVPRNSQNTPVSAAFRQGEETEATNEELALALSRGLQLDTQRSSRDSLQCSSGYSTQTTTPCCSEDTIPSQVSDYDYFSVSGDQEGEQQDFDKSSTIPRNSDISQSYRRMFQAKRPASTAGLPANFGPVIVTPGVATIRRTPSTKPSVRRGTIGGGPIPIKTPVIPVKTPTVPDLPGGLPSSPSEDYGEQSPDSPRATESSTLTSDMPSSLWSGQASVNPPVPATQGLVLEEQRQTRSENDEEEGEQANSPTADPTAQAEPEPGEAVQGENMLHSIRRGVKLKKTLTNDRSAPRLS
- the mtss1.1.S gene encoding protein MTSS 1 isoform X7, producing the protein MSSHGFSFLADGGAIKAAIKAAILCLSQGSYPVWEDFVNKAGKLQSQLRTTVVAAAAFLDAFQKVADMATNTRGATREVGSALTRMCMRHRSIESKLRQFSSALIDCLINPLQEQMEEWKKVANQLDKDHAKEYKKARQEIKKKSSDTLKLQKKAKKGEGRGDIQPQLDSALQDVNDKYLLLEETEKQAVRKALIEERSRFCSFISMLRPVIEEEISMLGEITHLQTISEDLKMLTMDPHKLPSASEQVIHDLKGSDYTWSYQTPPSSPSTTMSRKSSVCSSLNSVNSSDSRSSGSHSHSPTSHYRYRSSNLPQQPPMRLSSVSSHDSGFISQDAFQSKSPSPMPPEAVNQNSSSSASSEASETCQSVSECSSPTSVSSGSTMGAWASTDKLSNGFCHYSVPIDMAPVSASPSSHFPLPASRPWTRSSSTLPECHHYYTIGPGMLPSSKIPSWKQGEETEATNEELALALSRGLQLDTQRSSRDSLQCSSGYSTQTTTPCCSEDTIPSQVSDYDYFSVSGDQEGEQQDFDKSSTIPRNSDISQSYRRMFQAKRPASTAGLPANFGPVIVTPGVATIRRTPSTKPSVRRGTIGGGPIPIKTPVIPVKTPTVPDLPGGLPSSPSEDYGEQSPDSPRATESSTLTSDMPSSLWSGQASVNPPVPATQGLVLEEQRQTRSENDEEEGEQANSPTADPTAQAEPEPGEAVQGENMLHSIRRGVKLKKTLTNDRSAPRLS
- the mtss1.1.S gene encoding protein MTSS 1 isoform X2; translation: MSSHGFSFLADGGAIKAAIKAAILCLSQGSYPVWEDFVNKAGKLQSQLRTTVVAAAAFLDAFQKVADMATNTRGATREVGSALTRMCMRHRSIESKLRQFSSALIDCLINPLQEQMEEWKKVANQLDKDHAKEYKKARQEIKKKSSDTLKLQKKAKKGRGDIQPQLDSALQDVNDKYLLLEETEKQAVRKALIEERSRFCSFISMLRPVIEEEISMLGEITHLQTISEDLKMLTMDPHKLPSASEQVIHDLKGSDYTWSYQTPPSSPSTTMSRKSSVCSSLNSVNSSDSRSSGSHSHSPTSHYRYRSSNLPQQPPMRLSSVSSHDSGFISQDAFQSKSPSPMPPEAVNQNSSSSASSEASETCQSVSECSSPTSVSSGSTMGAWASTDKLSNGFCHYSVPIDMAPVSASPSSHFPLPASRPWTRSSSTLPECHHYYTIGPGMLPSSKIPSWKDWAKPGPYDQPMVNTLQRRKREAEPSGGALITTPGHLDEPSVPRNSQNTPVSAAFRQGEETEATNEELALALSRGLQLDTQRSSRDSLQCSSGYSTQTTTPCCSEDTIPSQVSDYDYFSVSGDQEGEQQDFDKSSTIPRNSDISQSYRRMFQAKRPASTAGLPANFGPVIVTPGVATIRRTPSTKPSVRRGTIGGGPIPIKTPVIPVKTPTVPDLPGGLPSSPSEDYGEQSPDSPRATESSTLTSDMPSSLWSGQASVNPPVPATQGLVLEEQRQTRSENDEEEGEQANSPTADPTAQAEPEPGEAVQGENMLHSIRRGVKLKKTLTNDRSAPRLS
- the mtss1.1.S gene encoding protein MTSS 1 isoform X9 gives rise to the protein MATNTRGATREVGSALTRMCMRHRSIESKLRQFSSALIDCLINPLQEQMEEWKKVANQLDKDHAKEYKKARQEIKKKSSDTLKLQKKAKKGEGRGDIQPQLDSALQDVNDKYLLLEETEKQAVRKALIEERSRFCSFISMLRPVIEEEISMLGEITHLQTISEDLKMLTMDPHKLPSASEQVIHDLKGSDYTWSYQTPPSSPSTTMSRKSSVCSSLNSVNSSDSRSSGSHSHSPTSHYRYRSSNLPQQPPMRLSSVSSHDSGFISQDAFQSKSPSPMPPEAVNQNSSSSASSEASETCQSVSECSSPTSVSSGSTMGAWASTDKLSNGFCHYSVPIDMAPVSASPSSHFPLPASRPWTRSSSTLPECHHYYTIGPGMLPSSKIPSWKDWAKPGPYDQPMVNTLQRRKREAEPSGGALITTPGHLDEPSVPRNSQNTPVSAAFRQGEETEATNEELALALSRGLQLDTQRSSRDSLQCSSGYSTQTTTPCCSEDTIPSQVSDYDYFSVSGDQEGEQQDFDKSSTIPRNSDISQSYRRMFQAKRPASTAGLPANFGPVIVTPGVATIRRTPSTKPSVRRGTIGGGPIPIKTPVIPVKTPTVPDLPGGLPSSPSEDYGEQSPDSPRATESSTLTSDMPSSLWSGQASVNPPVPATQGLVLEEQRQTRSENDEEEGEQANSPTADPTAQAEPEPGEAVQGENMLHSIRRGVKLKKTLTNDRSAPRLS
- the mtss1.1.S gene encoding protein MTSS 1 isoform X5 — encoded protein: MSSHGFSFLADGGAIKAAIKAAILCLSQGSYPVWEDFVNKAGKLQSQLRTTVVAAAAFLDAFQKVADMATNTRGATREVGSALTRMCMRHRSIESKLRQFSSALIDCLINPLQEQMEEWKKVANQLDKDHAKEYKKARQEIKKKSSDTLKLQKKAKKGEGRGDIQPQLDSALQDVNDKYLLLEETEKQAVRKALIEERSRFCSFISMLRPVIEEEISMLGEITHLQTISEDLKMLTMDPHKLPSASEQVIHDLKGSDYTWSYQTPPSSPSTTMSRKSSVCSSNLPQQPPMRLSSVSSHDSGFISQDAFQSKSPSPMPPEAVNQNSSSSASSEASETCQSVSECSSPTSVSSGSTMGAWASTDKLSNGFCHYSVPIDMAPVSASPSSHFPLPASRPWTRSSSTLPECHHYYTIGPGMLPSSKIPSWKDWAKPGPYDQPMVNTLQRRKREAEPSGGALITTPGHLDEPSVPRNSQNTPVSAAFRQGEETEATNEELALALSRGLQLDTQRSSRDSLQCSSGYSTQTTTPCCSEDTIPSQVSDYDYFSVSGDQEGEQQDFDKSSTIPRNSDISQSYRRMFQAKRPASTAGLPANFGPVIVTPGVATIRRTPSTKPSVRRGTIGGGPIPIKTPVIPVKTPTVPDLPGGLPSSPSEDYGEQSPDSPRATESSTLTSDMPSSLWSGQASVNPPVPATQGLVLEEQRQTRSENDEEEGEQANSPTADPTAQAEPEPGEAVQGENMLHSIRRGVKLKKTLTNDRSAPRLS
- the mtss1.1.S gene encoding protein MTSS 1 isoform X8, encoding MSSHGFSFLADGGAIKAAIKAAILCLSQGSYPVWEDFVNKAGKLQSQLRTTVVAAAAFLDAFQKVADMATNTRGATREVGSALTRMCMRHRSIESKLRQFSSALIDCLINPLQEQMEEWKKVANQLDKDHAKEYKKARQEIKKKSSDTLKLQKKAKKGEGRGDIQPQLDSALQDVNDKYLLLEETEKQAVRKALIEERSRFCSFISMLRPVIEEEISMLGEITHLQTISEDLKMLTMDPHKLPSASEQVIHDLKGSDYTWSYQTPPSSPSTTMSRKSSVCSSLNSVNSSDSRSSGSHSHSPTSHYRYRSSNLPQQPPMRLSSVSSHDSGFISQDAFQSKSPSPMPPEAVNQNSSSSASSEASETCQSVSECSSPTSVSSGSTMGAWASTDKDWAKPGPYDQPMVNTLQRRKREAEPSGGALITTPGHLDEPSVPRNSQNTPVSAAFRQGEETEATNEELALALSRGLQLDTQRSSRDSLQCSSGYSTQTTTPCCSEDTIPSQVSDYDYFSVSGDQEGEQQDFDKSSTIPRNSDISQSYRRMFQAKRPASTAGLPANFGPVIVTPGVATIRRTPSTKPSVRRGTIGGGPIPIKTPVIPVKTPTVPDLPGGLPSSPSEDYGEQSPDSPRATESSTLTSDMPSSLWSGQASVNPPVPATQGLVLEEQRQTRSENDEEEGEQANSPTADPTAQAEPEPGEAVQGENMLHSIRRGVKLKKTLTNDRSAPRLS
- the mtss1.1.S gene encoding protein MTSS 1 isoform X1; translation: MSSHGFSFLADGGAIKAAIKAAILCLSQGSYPVWEDFVNKAGKLQSQLRTTVVAAAAFLDAFQKVADMATNTRGATREVGSALTRMCMRHRSIESKLRQFSSALIDCLINPLQEQMEEWKKVANQLDKDHAKEYKKARQEIKKKSSDTLKLQKKAKKGEGRGDIQPQLDSALQDVNDKYLLLEETEKQAVRKALIEERSRFCSFISMLRPVIEEEISMLGEITHLQTISEDLKMLTMDPHKLPSASEQVIHDLKGSDYTWSYQTPPSSPSTTMSRKSSVCSSLNSVNSSDSRSSGSHSHSPTSHYRYRSSNLPQQPPMRLSSVSSHDSGFISQDAFQSKSPSPMPPEAVNQNSSSSASSEASETCQSVSECSSPTSVSSGSTMGAWASTDKLSNGFCHYSVPIDMAPVSASPSSHFPLPASRPWTRSSSTLPECHHYYTIGPGMLPSSKIPSWKDWAKPGPYDQPMVNTLQRRKREAEPSGGALITTPGHLDEPSVPRNSQNTPVSAAFRQGEETEATNEELALALSRGLQLDTQRSSRDSLQCSSGYSTQTTTPCCSEDTIPSQVSDYDYFSVSGDQEGEQQDFDKSSTIPRNSDISQSYRRMFQAKRPASTAGLPANFGPVIVTPGVATIRRTPSTKPSVRRGTIGGGPIPIKTPVIPVKTPTVPDLPGGLPSSPSEDYGEQSPDSPRATESSTLTSDMPSSLWSGQASVNPPVPATQGLVLEEQRQTRSENDEEEGEQANSPTADPTAQAEPEPGEAVQGENMLHSIRRGVKLKKTLTNDRSAPRLS